Proteins encoded within one genomic window of Cyprinus carpio isolate SPL01 chromosome A15, ASM1834038v1, whole genome shotgun sequence:
- the si:ch1073-429i10.1 gene encoding delta(14)-sterol reductase TM7SF2 isoform X2, with protein MYQCGVVFVKLLYLPLIIMTTHQQEYQTHRNRSLQDTCNGKLEDGTDDDCKGVVQVHSRWNNILLSLVCVLLGISLIMMLDGCRSSSEPWVLLGSAGIPIWDWTSVCVVMSFTVLQVALYYLPVGQVTEGKMGCDGKRLKYKLNGLHAFLLTVLLMLVLWFAGVLRAGAVMDSIFSLVTAAMAISLIFSLMLFLCPIRTPSSAHVTYDNTAKPLLEFVLGQSMDPRLGIIDVKHFVMVRVGFIGWAMMDVNYLLTAVEMKNSSLSLLLVIIFQLIYILDFLIDEASVLTTKEFTDEPIGFIMILGEFIWIPFFSSLPVYFLLQRPNHIHFLSAVPICLLFGFLIYYLSNEQKDGFRRNPRDPAYARLNTIRSPAGRSLLVSGWFGWVRHPNYSGDILMMFAWCLPCGFTSVLPYLPVLQCFNLLRQRANEIEESCLKKHRDAWREYCRRVPYKLLPYVY; from the exons ATGTATCAGTGTGGAGTTGTATTTGTAAAGCTGCTCTATCTGCCTCTG ATTATCATGACGACTCACCAACAAGAATATCAG ACACACAGGAACAGATCCCTACAGGACACATGTAACGGGAAGCTTGAGGATGGAACTGATGATGATTGCAAAGGTGTGGTACAAGTTCACAGTAGATGGAACAACATCC tgctgtctctggtgtgtgttttgttgggCATCTCTCTCATAATGATGCTTGATGGCTGCCGGTCCTCCTCTGAGCCGTGGGTTCTGCTCGGTTCTGCTGGAATCCCGATCTGGGACTGGACGTCTGTGTGCGTGGTGATGTCATTCACTGTCCTGCAGGTGGCGCTCTATTATCTACCTGTGGGACAGGTGACAGAAGGCAAGATGGGCTGCGATGGAAAGCGTTTGAAATACAAACTCAACG GTCTGCATGCGTTTCTCCTGACTGTGCTTCTGATGCTGGTTCTGTGGTTCGCTGGTGTTCTGCGGGCCGGCGCTGTGATGGACAGCATCTTCTCTCTGGTGACCGCAGCCATGGCCATATCTCTGATCTTCAGCCTCATGCTGTTCCTGTGTCCAATCAGAACACCCTCCTCCGCACACGTGACCTACGACAACACGG CAAAGCCCCTGCTGGAGTTTGTTCTGGGTCAGAGTATGGATCCTCGTCTGGGCATCATCGACGTCAAGCACTTCGTGATGGTCAGGGTTGGGTTTATCGGCTGG GCCATGATGGATGTGAATTATCTCCTGACCGCTGTAGAGATGAAGAactcgtctctctctcttctgctcGTCATCATCTTTCAGCTCATTTACATACTGGACTTCCTCATCGATGAG GCCTCTGTGCTGACGACCAAAGAGTTCACGGACGAGCCGATCGGGTTCATCATGATTTTGGGCGAGTTCATCTGGATCCCTTTCTTCTCCAGTCTGCCCGTTTACTTCCTGCTTCAGAGGCCCAATCACATCCACTTCCTGTCTGCTGTTCCCATCTGCCTGCTCTTCG GCTTCCTGATTTATTACCTGTCCAACGAGCAGAAAGATGGCTTCCGCAGAAATCCCAGGGATCCGGCCTACGCTC GTCTGAACACGATCCGCAGCCCGGCGGGACGCAGTCTGCTGGTGTCCGGATGGTTCGGATGGGTCCGACACCCCAATTACTCCGGAGACATCCTGATGATGTTTGCCTGGTGTCTGCCGTGCG GGTTCACCAGTGTTTTGCCGTACTTGCCGGTGCTtcagtgttttaatttattgagacAACGAGCCAATGAGATCGAAGAATCCTGTCTGAAGAAGCACAGAGACGCCTGGCGAGAATACTGTCGACGAGTGCCATACAAACTGCTGCCTTACGTCTACTGA
- the si:ch1073-429i10.1 gene encoding delta(14)-sterol reductase TM7SF2 isoform X1, whose translation MYQCGVVFVKLLYLPLIIMTTHQQEYQTHRNRSLQDTCNGKLEDGTDDDCKGVVQVHSRWNNILLSLVCVLLGISLIMMLDGCRSSSEPWVLLGSAGIPIWDWTSVCVVMSFTVLQVALYYLPVGQVTEGKMGCDGKRLKYKLNGLHAFLLTVLLMLVLWFAGVLRAGAVMDSIFSLVTAAMAISLIFSLMLFLCPIRTPSSAHVTYDNTAKPLLEFVLGQSMDPRLGIIDVKHFVMVRVGFIGWAMMDVNYLLTAVEMKNSSLSLLLVIIFQLIYILDFLIDEASVLTTKEFTDEPIGFIMILGEFIWIPFFSSLPVYFLLQRPNHIHFLSAVPICLLFVTGFLIYYLSNEQKDGFRRNPRDPAYARLNTIRSPAGRSLLVSGWFGWVRHPNYSGDILMMFAWCLPCGFTSVLPYLPVLQCFNLLRQRANEIEESCLKKHRDAWREYCRRVPYKLLPYVY comes from the exons ATGTATCAGTGTGGAGTTGTATTTGTAAAGCTGCTCTATCTGCCTCTG ATTATCATGACGACTCACCAACAAGAATATCAG ACACACAGGAACAGATCCCTACAGGACACATGTAACGGGAAGCTTGAGGATGGAACTGATGATGATTGCAAAGGTGTGGTACAAGTTCACAGTAGATGGAACAACATCC tgctgtctctggtgtgtgttttgttgggCATCTCTCTCATAATGATGCTTGATGGCTGCCGGTCCTCCTCTGAGCCGTGGGTTCTGCTCGGTTCTGCTGGAATCCCGATCTGGGACTGGACGTCTGTGTGCGTGGTGATGTCATTCACTGTCCTGCAGGTGGCGCTCTATTATCTACCTGTGGGACAGGTGACAGAAGGCAAGATGGGCTGCGATGGAAAGCGTTTGAAATACAAACTCAACG GTCTGCATGCGTTTCTCCTGACTGTGCTTCTGATGCTGGTTCTGTGGTTCGCTGGTGTTCTGCGGGCCGGCGCTGTGATGGACAGCATCTTCTCTCTGGTGACCGCAGCCATGGCCATATCTCTGATCTTCAGCCTCATGCTGTTCCTGTGTCCAATCAGAACACCCTCCTCCGCACACGTGACCTACGACAACACGG CAAAGCCCCTGCTGGAGTTTGTTCTGGGTCAGAGTATGGATCCTCGTCTGGGCATCATCGACGTCAAGCACTTCGTGATGGTCAGGGTTGGGTTTATCGGCTGG GCCATGATGGATGTGAATTATCTCCTGACCGCTGTAGAGATGAAGAactcgtctctctctcttctgctcGTCATCATCTTTCAGCTCATTTACATACTGGACTTCCTCATCGATGAG GCCTCTGTGCTGACGACCAAAGAGTTCACGGACGAGCCGATCGGGTTCATCATGATTTTGGGCGAGTTCATCTGGATCCCTTTCTTCTCCAGTCTGCCCGTTTACTTCCTGCTTCAGAGGCCCAATCACATCCACTTCCTGTCTGCTGTTCCCATCTGCCTGCTCTTCG TTACAGGCTTCCTGATTTATTACCTGTCCAACGAGCAGAAAGATGGCTTCCGCAGAAATCCCAGGGATCCGGCCTACGCTC GTCTGAACACGATCCGCAGCCCGGCGGGACGCAGTCTGCTGGTGTCCGGATGGTTCGGATGGGTCCGACACCCCAATTACTCCGGAGACATCCTGATGATGTTTGCCTGGTGTCTGCCGTGCG GGTTCACCAGTGTTTTGCCGTACTTGCCGGTGCTtcagtgttttaatttattgagacAACGAGCCAATGAGATCGAAGAATCCTGTCTGAAGAAGCACAGAGACGCCTGGCGAGAATACTGTCGACGAGTGCCATACAAACTGCTGCCTTACGTCTACTGA